In the genome of Acanthopagrus latus isolate v.2019 chromosome 17, fAcaLat1.1, whole genome shotgun sequence, the window CAGCGAACTGTAACACATTGACCTCTTGGACTGTCGCAACGCAACCGCAAGCGTGCCGCTGCTCGTCTTGGGGTATCTCCTCCTCCAAAGAcgttctctgctgcaggagtgCCTTTGGGCTAAGGAGAGCAGACAGCCTGGGTGTCCACCAAGCAGGCTTGGATCCACCCGCTCAATAAAACCAAGTAACATGAGTTGttgcatctattttttttatccatgaCTGGTGTTTGGGGAGGAGCTGCTTGACCCGCGGATGCCCTGTCTGCTTTCCCTAGCCCAGCGACACAGCTGCAACAGCCAAATGCGTTGGTATGTTTACCAGGAAAACTAGGCTTCATAGTCCAATGTATCAGCACTGCTGCTGGCAGCTTGTCTTAAAAGCCAAACCAAAAGAAGGAACTGAAGACCCAACTAGAGAATACAGAACTCATAGTCCTTCAGAATTTCTGTTAAACAGTAACTTTAAATTCATTGTGGCTTCATCTAAACTTGGTCGGTGTTAGAATATCACAGAAGGCCGATCAGGGGCAGAGTTGGGcagatatatataaaaagagcaCTGGGATCCATAATCACAATCTGTGGAACATACACACTGCTATGCCTCTATCTGTAAACCACACTATGTTTTAAACAGTCAATGATTAGAGAGGCTCTTAGTAAGcctaaaaaaaatcctcttacATAAATGTAGCACACCTCATGTTATGTTGAAACAAATGTTATCATGTGACAgtttctgaaatgaaaacaaccaGTCCATATCTGGAGAGAGTTTGACAAGTTAACGTGGTGAGAGTCTAGCTGAGCTAATTTACCTAAGCTGATAAACTCAAGTTAGTTGACATAATGTTAGAACTACAAGTGTTTCTTGGAGGTTTTCTCAGCCAGTGTGTGATTTAAAACTGGCTGCCAATCATTGTTGTGTTATCCCCACTGTGTACGTTGTCCCTTAAGAATCACTGTTTCAGTTTTAGAACAATACGCCGCATTGTTCCTCCGGCCTATGAAACATCCTTTGTTTGCCAGTGATGTGGTACTTTCTCCTTGCAGCTATTTCAGAGTAATCTTGCCCTATGAAGCTTCTTCACAATAATGCAGGATGTCCTCCTTTCTGCTCTTGAAGCGCCTCCTGccatttgttttatgttattctTTAGAGCTCACAGGAAAGTGCTGTTGTTTGTATGTACATCCTGGAGGGGGAATGTAATTCTACCTTTGTAGATCAATAAAAGCCATTGTATTCTAATGTATTCCACTCACTATTCTAATCCATCCTCTCCTATTAGCAAACATATGGGCATGCTGGCTGCAATGGCTGTTATGTAATTAATAGTCATGGTGGAGCAATTAAAATTGGGAAGCTTTATGGGCTTGCTGATTAAGATATTTAAGGCATGAAGTACCCAAGGCTCTTATTTTTGAGCGAGTTTCCGCGCGTCGTCTTGTTTATActcatttgctttttgtttcctctagcaaatgtgtgttagtgtgaaaAACGAGCGCCGCCTCTGTGTTGCCGTGTGATGTGAGGGTGCGTGCGAGGCGAGGAACAGTTTTCACACTTATCCTTGACTTTTCCTTTACCCGCATGCAATTAATTACAGCCCCAGAATAGCAGCCCTGGGATCAGCTGCtcaggaaatgaaaacacatcagtgtaaATGCACAGCCAGCCCCGACTCTGGGAGAGTTGTTGCCGGGGCAGCGCATTGAGACACTGCACCACCCATCCATTTGCAATGACAATCATTATCGCGTGAAAGCAGTGGTCTCCGACTCTATTCCGGAGGGGACGTGCGTGTTCACAGTCCCACAGTAATCCATATTCACTTTCTTAATTGGTTCAATTAGTTCTCTCAGATACTGTATGAATTTTACACTCTGCCTGTCCCCAGATAAAGTCCAGTTAACGTATTACTGGGCAGAGGTTACAAATTGGGTTCCCAGTGGTGAGGCTTAATACACAGCGGATTTGAAGTCATTTATGTGGTTGAGTGGGCTAAAAACTGTATTGCTGACACCGTAATGAGGGAACACAAGCATCTTGGCCTCACCGTTTAGTCTTATGCAAGACCTACACTCGTGGgaattcacacacatacacacacgctgatACACACTCTAATGCCATATCAGACACAGATAACGACACAATGGGAGGTAAATATTCTCACAATATTATCGCAGTTTTAAACATTAGGTTGCCCTTTAATATGCTTAACACTCGTTCTGTAAGGGTTGTGTATtgctctcactcacacacacacacacacacacagaaccattATCCAATCAATGTTGGCATGCGGACTAAGCGATTAAATTAGTGACATGCTAAACTATGTGGCTTAATGATCACTCTCCTTTAACGGTGGAGTTAAAGATGCTGCACAGCAAGGAAATGGGCACCAGTTTGAAAgacatgtgtacacacacacacacacacacacacacacacacacacacacacacacacacacacacacacacacacacacacacacacacacacacacagaagaacacacacgtgcactcaTCATCAAACAAATGAGGCGGTTGCATTACTGTCTGGTTGGTGAATGGAGAGCGTGTATTGATCTGGGGGAGAGGCTCGTACATCAGTGTGGTTAGGCAAAATGCCATTAAGGTGGAGGAAGAATTACACACGCACGctttttgttcttctctttccCACAATCGACTGACTCTGGCTCAACTTCCTGCCTCGCTATCTTAAACTTTTAGCGCTCATTGCTCATTCTGCTGTCCATCATCTTACATTCCTTCTCCCTGACTGTCATTCCAgtgtcctctccttctcttgtGTGTCCGGctcaaggtttgtttttttttttacatgaatgtgaatgaatgcTAGCTGGTCGCAGCTCTGAAGAGCGCCCAGTCTCCCTTCCACCATGCTATTTGTGGTGGTCTGATGGGCGCACTGGGAATAGCAGGGATGATTCAGCGCTACAGGGTCAGGATCTATGATAATGTACCATGGGGAACATTTCCATATAATGAACGCAGTACATCTTCTTTAGAGGCCCTCTTGAGGAGCGAAGATGAGGACACAGAGATAAagaggagtgaaagaaaaagggaaatcaAGGGAGATTTCAAGAATGAGAGAGGCAGAATaaaggaggaggacggagagagaagagaggaggagcggAGGAGAATGGTGGATACGGcgtgaaatgagagaaaaaaaaatgtaatggagagacaaagaagTATATTGAAAGAGGTAACGCAGTGCAGCCGGCAGTTTGTGCTCCCTCTGCAGCACTTGTGAACACTCCTGGCTGCGTTGAGCACTTGTTCTTTTAcatcagcttcctgctgctaCTGTAAAAAGAGACATTGAGAGAAAGAGCTttgcgtgcatgtgtttatgtgttgccACGTGTATGTGAATGCACGTCTCCTTTTGTCGGGAGGCTAATAACAAATTGTCAGGCTGGCTCTTGATTTGTATGGATAAAAGAAGCCTTAATGAGCCCCATAACGCGAGCTATTTAGTGCATCATTTGAAGGGAGCTGCCATGTCTGTCAGTCACAGGAACTTCCACGTCCCTCCATGACAAGCCCGGGCTTTTGTCCTGAAGTCTGGAACAATGAAGTGATACAGCGATGACAGGCATGCAAACACGCCCAACTCACAACCCCGCATCTGTTAAACATTCATTATTCTCCTCCGCACTCttccagagagggaggaaacagccCAGAGCTATACAGAGCCAAACCCAGGCTGGACTGAGTGGACGGCCTCTTTTcatgtcctctgctgctgctggttccaCATGGCACACAAGTGTGAAATTGGTGAGTAGATTACATGTGAGCGTTGTGATGTTCCAGCAGCTGGTCCATCTTTACAGGTCAATACTGATCAAACATGGCCGATAATGTGTGCAGCGACTCAATTTTTATGCTCATCTAGGCACATATCAGGAGTGAATCTTCTCTGTGGAAAGAAATTGCATTTATTGGTACAAATCCATTACAAAAGACTATACAGTGTAATTTCCACCAACCAtctctacttttttttatataacttattttgaagtgaatctttttttttttttttttttacaaataagaCTACAGCagactgtattttttcataattGATCCCTGAAGATGAGAACCCATTCTCCTGTAAATGttcatggaaaaaacaaaaacaaaaaaaaaacaagctaacagtCTTACACATGTTAACATTATTGACTCATAATTGACATTTAACCCTGGCTTGACCCATTTGCAGCTCTCTGCTAAGCAATCAAGGAACCAATACGACGCCTCACTGCCCTCTGTCAATACACCTGATCTGACCTATTGGctgaggtggagaggagagcagatcCATTGCATTGACACCCTCCCCagttctcctctgctctctcattAGATCCACTCTATTAAACTCCTTATGCATCTGTCTGTAGGCCACGGCTGGGGGGTGGGAAACAATCGAGAGGGCTCGGCTGGTGGTCGTTGAGCTCCAGTATGGCTGAGGACCTGAGAGAAGGCACTGAAATGCACCATGTTTACAGGCTGCTCAACACACTGGAAGGATTCTCATGGAAAGTGTCCTGGAATAGGAGCAGAATGGTTGTGTGTTCttttgtgtgcgtttgtgcaGCATCCGTCTGTGAATAGAACAACTACATGTGCATATTAAGATCAAATAGATGTAATTCTTTGCTCTTTGCTGGATAGCTAAATTAGAAGATCAATACCTATTTCATATCTGTCATTACtgagccagcagccagttagctcagctTAACACAAGGACTAGAATCTAAGAGACTAGTTAGCCTGATATTAGCCTTACTTTGTGTCTTCTATGGATTTATCAAGCAAGATATAAGAAGCATACTTCAGAAGTGCTCATATTGGAAGAACCAGTGTTCCCAGTccctaagctaagctaagctaagctaagctaagctaagctaagctaagctaagctaagctaagctcagctaagctaatcagctgcTAGCTgcagatttacatttaaaagggcagtatgtaagaattggccacctgtcgaaggttactccaaacaaatagtgGGCAGCCTATCAACAcagcaaccgctaactgctgctcactgtacctgtcgttagctagttagcacagttagctcagttagccatgcagcaaACGATCCAGACTGGGAGCAGGATGTGGTATTATGAGACACAACAGgctggagctagctggttagcctgctaacatcagtagatattcctgcaacacaatacacagacatcgTTTACATAATACAAAGTCTGTTGTTTCCTCACGTCCTGTCGATGATTTCAGCtcattttttggttgtttcaaATCTAAATTCTTACACATTACACCTTAAACATACAGATATGAAAGTATTGAtcttctcctctgactctttgcCATTAAGTGAAGAGACTGTGTCGGACTCTTCCATTTAGGATGATGTTGGCTTCACTGTTTGACattggtgtgagtgtgtgtgtgcgtgcgtgtttgtgcttGAGGCATCATTCAGGGGTGGAGTTGAGGCGCATGGGACTTTGCGgcacagaggagtcagagggGTCAGACATGGCCGCAGTCGTCAATCCCATCTTCTTCAGGGAACGCTCATCCGTCACTGAAATGGAGCGAGAGAACATGGGACGAGAGGCAGCCGGTGGgcctgagacagagagagaaagagagagagggatggatggatgcatggatggatggatggatggagacagGGAGATTTCTTTAATTGTTCCATTTTCCTTTATCCAAGATTCTCCTCTATTCGCTTTGAcaacacatgcatgcatttcTTTCACATGTCACACCAATAAAGCAAATTGAAGCTGAAGCTGCGAGTCTGAGACACGGAGGAACAATGAGATACACATGACATGAAAGAAGCAACAAGACAGAGATAAAAGACGGAGGAAAGCAAAAGAGGCAAGGGGAACATGAGAAACAGAGCTGTGTTTGAGTTGTCAATTTATTTAAGTATACTTAAGATCTGCGTGGCGCGCTTAAGATTCACATCAGTAAAATTTCTTATTGGTATTCAACTCACACACCCGATGTTTTATTAGACCCTCTAGAGCAAATGACACCCATTTACttttattacagcagatgaatgaaatgaaaactgttaCTCGGTGTGTGCAGAGATGAGCGCAGTGGCGGCATTTATCCTGTAGGGGGTCACGGCGGTGCAGTGGGCTGCAGCAGGTTGAGCAATGACTGCAGATTTGTTGCAGCTTGATGTCTCTCATgatcacacacagagggagagcgagcgggcgagagggaaggagagagagagaaagagcacaGGCAGCGAGAAGCTACAGGCCATATTGGGAATTCTACCTTTGATATCTCGCACATCCAGCTGAGGTTCACCAGACTAACCAGCAGGGGGCAGGGTGaccacacacacgtgcacacacacacacacacacacaaaaacacacatgcacatacacacaacacatatgCCCAGACACAGGCCCCCACCAGGGTTGACATTTGCGGCTAAGTGCTGCAATGGCTGGTTATTTATGTTGAGAAGGCTGGTGATGGGGAGAGTTCAGCAGGTGGCTGCGTTATACTGTTTATCAGACCGAAGCAGTGGCATTATCACTTCATGAGCCCATCCTactctcctctccaccacccCCCCCTtacatctgtctttctgtcgTCCTTTTTCTGGGCACacaccctctgtctctccctcctcgctGCTCCTTGTGTTTTGAAATGCCTCCTGACTGCTCTTCCCTCTCCCATTTCCCCCCCACAGATGTATACCAGCCATCTGGGTACTTGTAGGGCACAGCTAAGGCACTAGCGGTGCAGGCAGCCTCTGCTCGAGCCTGTTAGTGTTACAGAGCTGTTCATTCATACTATTTTGCAGTGTGCTGACAGCAACGGATAATGTGGCAGgctaaataaatacaaagtacCTGCTCAGATTCACGGAAAATTCCTAATGATCTAAAAATGtggaatcagtgtgtttttccctgCTTTCCGTCTGCTGCTTATTAGGCTGAAATTACATGCAGGAATAATTACCGCCGTgcacaaatatacatttcaaaCTTGCTGCTCTTTTCATCTGCTCTCCCTGtttttcacctccatctcagcgCTCAcgcatcccccccccccccgctcatCTCCCCACCCGTCCTCTGTGGTATTTCAGTACAGTGCAGGTCAGGAGTTGCAACCTCACCTGTGCTGTTCTGGTTGGATTTGACTTTGCTGTTGGTCTTCTCTTGCATCGCCTGCTCGTactctctcacctcctccaaGCTCAGTCCTGTGgggaaagcaaaacacacacatacgcatcAGAATAGAGTATGAGGTGTGCATTCAATTTCAAGGGTGCACACTGAAGGtacagtcattttaaatgcattgtTCTAAGTGTTTTTATCTCATATCGGCTGCGTACTACATTTTCATGATGTAGTAAAAGAGACTGCAGGTTACATTAAAGAAAACCAAGCAGGTGgataaaaaatataacatatatgtaacacatacatgcagagagggaaaacactCGTAAGACaaccatcctccctccctcctttctgcTCAGTGCATAGGATGAAAATATAAAGGTTGCGTCAGAATATAATGACCCACCGTGCCATTCGTCTATCCACGCCACTGCCTGTCTGTGACCGACCAGAAGAATGTCCCGGATGTTCTGAAataatgaaagtgaaaacacagcagagaggaagaaaatgtaaacCAGATGCTTTGAATTTAGAAGTGTGCACGGGTGTCATTATTTGGGTTTTTGGTCGactcctgttttatttttgggatTTTATCcttgtgtgtcacattttaccccactttcctttttctgtgtatgcctgtgtgtcATTAGTTAATCATAGCTGCCTCTGTTTTACCCTCACTTTTTACACCATGTCTCCTGTGTCACCTGTGTCAGTATCTTGGACTTTCCCTTTCCTGCCCTTTCTTTGTTTGCaatttggattttggactttgTATATCAGCCTCCTTAAAGGTActcaaaaaatattcaaataatcaACAGGGTGTGAAGAAACAGCTGTTGGGCGTTATTTTACAGatgtctgtgttctctgttacagtgatatctactgaagttagccaCTTGTCACATTCTACCTCAATAGGAGATGATCCGATCGTAAACAACACCTTCTCCTCCGAGGTGCCAGTCTtggcagagtcagctaatacGACTGCCAGCTGCACAATTAACTAAACCTaccagctacagttagcagcagttagtggttactctggtgcTACGCTgcctatttgttttgaattcaaCAGGCGGCCCATTCTTATAAACCACACCTTTTAAATCTTCTGTTACATCGCCCTGCATACCTCCGTGTTTGCATTCAGGTCCTCAGCATTTTGGAATTCGAACAATTATCATCGCGTCACAGCTCGTCATTGTCAAAATAATGTCGGTGCCTTTGTGTAACTCTATTAAACAAACCGGATCATGGTTGAGATAAGTCGAAAGCTTATCTCAGCTGTATTATTTGCAATTGCCTTTTGTCATAACTAAAGCCGCATTCCCGTAAACGCTCTTCCTTTACGGTAACAATGTCAGAAATAAAAGGGTGTCGCTAGTTTTGCTTTTACTGCCTTTTGGTTTCCCTTCAAGCGTAATTGCTTTGCTTAAGTGTGAAGGATAAGTGAAAGTGATCTTTTCATCAGctctttaatttgtttcatcAACCTCCATTGTAAGAAACTCTGAAACCCTCTCTTTGTTTgcaccagagaaaacagaggctCGCTTACTGTTTTGTGGTGTAAAACAATGCCGCATACTCCTTCATGAATCTGACGTGATGATGGATTACACAGAACTCAGTGCAGAGGTCATTCGAGGATAACAGCCTTCTTGGCAATGGTTTCAGTAATTATACTAATGTCTGGAAATTAATGTGGTAATGATTTATCATGTGTCAAGATTCAGCACATGACAGATTGACATAACAAACAACTAGTCAGGATTATTGTCGATCGTGATTTTACTGTGGATGTAAAGTTTAAGTCTCCAAACAGAAATCAATGCTCGACTCAGGCAGAGCACTTTATTAGATCCAATTAgctgtatatttatatttttcccACCTTGGATTGCATCTGTTATTGCTCACAACATTAACTGCACATCACATCTTGATTAAACTTTCCTTTACATCAGCAAAGGGGaagaggcatgctgggaaatcaAGCTGTCTCACCCTGTGTACGAACTCCTCGGTCCTGGTCTGGAAGCCGTAGACCTCGAAGCTGCACTGCACCCTCTTATAGGAGCACATAATGGGCTTGTGGTCATCTTTCCAGCCTTCCTCCAGAGGCCCCCGACCAGTTTTACTTGACTGCCAGTGACTCAGGTCCTGCACAGAGCAAACACAGGGTCTGTACCTTACTGTACTTGCTGAGTCTGCAGTAAATTTGGCCCTTTGAAGCGTCTTCAGAGGGAAAcgttggatgtgtgtgtgtgtgtggggatggCGAGTATGTGTCTGacggtgtgtgtggaggtgcaAGCAGATTGTTGCCCAACACAGCCCGCAAGAGGAAAGTGTGATAACACACATTATGCATCTGCGAGCCACGGATGATCGCAAAGTGTTTGTGATTTTACGTTCTCAATGTGTCACTTCATCTGTGAGATCGGCGCGTTTGCAgctttttgtttatgtattccaaacatctgtttttatgcGTAATTGTCTGCATGGTGCTGTGTGCCCAGACCTGTGAATTGACCTTGTTCTCCACGGACTTGAACGCAGAACAGAAGTGTTAAACCTTTGTGGGAGTTGTGTGGGTGTATTACTGATTTATGCTCTTTTCAGAAAAACTCGAGCCAGCAAAGCAAAGTAAACAAGGACGAAGGTGTGGGCGTTATAgcgtttatgtgtgtgtgtgtcatccaaATATGTAcattataaaccatttattttcCTACAGAAGGTCTGCATACAAATGAGAAGATTCATACCAC includes:
- the pitpnc1b gene encoding cytoplasmic phosphatidylinositol transfer protein 1b isoform X2, whose translation is MISKHSCEQSGGGEGVEVVRNESDIHPQHGPGQLTEKRIYLSSKLPSWMKAIVPRFFYVTEKAWNFYPYTITEYSVSFLPKFSIRIETRFENNKGDNDNVFGDTPTPAENVSFLDILSDPIPEKSYKEMEDLSHWQSSKTGRGPLEEGWKDDHKPIMCSYKRVQCSFEVYGFQTRTEEFVHRNIRDILLVGHRQAVAWIDEWHGLSLEEVREYEQAMQEKTNSKVKSNQNSTGPPAASRPMFSRSISVTDERSLKKMGLTTAAMSDPSDSSVPQSPMRLNSTPE
- the pitpnc1b gene encoding cytoplasmic phosphatidylinositol transfer protein 1b isoform X1; this translates as MLMKEYRICMPLTVDEYRIGQLYMISKHSCEQSGGGEGVEVVRNESDIHPQHGPGQLTEKRIYLSSKLPSWMKAIVPRFFYVTEKAWNFYPYTITEYSVSFLPKFSIRIETRFENNKGDNDNVFGDTPTPAENVSFLDILSDPIPEKSYKEMEDLSHWQSSKTGRGPLEEGWKDDHKPIMCSYKRVQCSFEVYGFQTRTEEFVHRNIRDILLVGHRQAVAWIDEWHGLSLEEVREYEQAMQEKTNSKVKSNQNSTGPPAASRPMFSRSISVTDERSLKKMGLTTAAMSDPSDSSVPQSPMRLNSTPE